CGACCCAGCGCCAGTTATCGATCATGACTTTGAGCGCGACATAGGTTTCGGTCGTGCTGTCGGGCGCCACGTTGGCTTCCTCGCGGTAACCGGGCAGCGGCTCCCCGTCGATCTGGCCAGCGGTGTATTGGCCGCGCACCGAGTTGGCTCGCGCTTCCTCGGTCGACCAGGGGCGGATCGCGCCGACGACTTTGGCTTTTTCGCCGCGTACCGCATCGGCGCCAAAAGCGGCTGGTGGTTCCATGGCCACCATCGCCAATAATTGGAACAGGTGATTGGGCACCATGTCCCGCAGGGCGCCGGTGACCTCATAAAAACTGCCACGGGTTTCCACGCCGACGGTTTCGGCGGCGGTGATTTGCACGTGGTCGATGTAATGGTTGTTCCAGAAGGCTTCGAACAGGCTGTTGGAAAACCGGCTGATCAGAATGTTCTGCACGGTTTCCTTGCCCAGGTAGTGATCGATCCGGTAGATCTGGTTTTCCGTCATCACCTTGAGCAAGCACGCGTTCAAGGCCTCGGCGGTGTGCAAGTCGGAGCCGAAAGGTTTTTCGATCACCACCCTTCTGAACGCTTCAGGGGTTTCTTGCAGCAATCCGGCAGCGCCGAGCCGCTGCACCACTTCGCTGAAAAAGCGCGGCGCGGTGGCCAGGTAGAAAATTGCATTGCCAGTGCCACTGGCGGCGATTTTCGCCGCCAGTGCTTCGTAGGTGCGTTCGTCAAGGAAGTCGCCCTGGACGTAGCTGATGTGCTTGGCCAGTTTGGCCCACAAGGCCGGATCAAGGGCTTGATCGCCCTTGCCGACCTTGGTCGCCACTTCCGCCCGAATGAAATCCTCGAGTTTCTTGGCGAAGGCTTCGTCACTGATGGCGTTGTGATCAACGCCGATGATCCGCAGTCCATTCCCCAGCAA
The Pseudomonas lini DNA segment above includes these coding regions:
- the zwf gene encoding glucose-6-phosphate dehydrogenase; this translates as MSHVIRRKSKAEPAPPTTLFLFGAHGDLVKRLLMPALYNLSRDGLLGNGLRIIGVDHNAISDEAFAKKLEDFIRAEVATKVGKGDQALDPALWAKLAKHISYVQGDFLDERTYEALAAKIAASGTGNAIFYLATAPRFFSEVVQRLGAAGLLQETPEAFRRVVIEKPFGSDLHTAEALNACLLKVMTENQIYRIDHYLGKETVQNILISRFSNSLFEAFWNNHYIDHVQITAAETVGVETRGSFYEVTGALRDMVPNHLFQLLAMVAMEPPAAFGADAVRGEKAKVVGAIRPWSTEEARANSVRGQYTAGQIDGEPLPGYREEANVAPDSTTETYVALKVMIDNWRWVGVPFYLRTGKRMSARDTEIVICFKPAPYAQFRDTEVDELQPTYLRIQIQPNEGMWFDLLAKRPGPALNMANIELGFAYKDFFEMQPSTGYETLIYDCLTGDQTLFQRADNIENGWRAVQPFLDAWEQDATVESYAAGEDGPQTADELLTRDGRVWHSVGE